A single genomic interval of Camelina sativa cultivar DH55 chromosome 11, Cs, whole genome shotgun sequence harbors:
- the LOC104725135 gene encoding probable WRKY transcription factor 49: MAEEELSEWTRPYDNNAVEDLFVNDPPLFFLPQEQQHRLMPNEDSITNTFVSLPVNSGPRIQDMANALAVVEPHTHPVQEISISTVQLLERSTLNKVDRYTLKVKNYTNGMCDDGYKWRKYGQKAIKNSPNPRSYYKCTNPICNAKKQVERSIDEPNTYIITYEGFHFHYAYPFFFPPVKTHRPNKKAKTLKHDAQDKLINKTSQTQEESKKAHLIEHAYKNHSAYIAQEYTPLNFEDELFLPVDHCRRQQGLLEDVVAPAKITTPARDSVLAASWSSLLTYTSSSGSSSRTCSPPLSPSSLCWSPNVNIGFSDEILI; the protein is encoded by the exons ATGGCAGAAGAAGAACTTTCTGAGTGGACAAGACCGTATGATAACAACGCTGTTGAAGACCTTTTCGTTAATGACCCACCTCTCTTCTTTCTGCCTCAAGAACAACAGCACAGACTCATGCCAAATGAAGATTCCATCACCAACACGTTCGTTTCATTACCAGTTAACTCCGGTCCACGAATCCAAGATATGGCAAACGCTCTGGCTGTGGTTGAACCCCACACCCATCCAGTCCAAGAAATCTCAATATCAAC GGTTCAACTATTGGAAAGAAGTACTTTGAACAAAGTGGATAGGTACACTTTAAAGGTCAAGAACTATACTAATGGAATGTGTGATGATGGATACAAATGGAGAAAGTATGGCCAGAAAGCCATCAAAAATAGCCCTAACCCAAG GAGTTATTACAAGTGCACAAACCCAATATGCAATGCAAAGAAGCAAGTGGAGAGATCAATTGATGAGCCTAACACATATATTATCACCTACGAAGGTTTCCACTTCCACTACGCATACCCTTTCTTCTTCCCACCTGTTAAGACACATAGGCCTAATAAAAAAGCGAAAACACTTAAACATGATGCTCAAGATaaactaattaacaaaacatCTCAAACCcaagaagaaagtaaaaaagcCCATTTAATTGAGCATGCCTACAAAAATCATTCAGCCTATATAGCCCAAGAATACACACCGTTAAATTTCGAAGATGAGTTATTTTTACCGGTTGATCACTGTCGGCGGCAACAAGGGCTTTTAGAAGATGTGGTGGCTCCGGCAAAAATAACTACCCCGGCCAGGGACAGTGTTTTGGCAGCTTCTTGGTCTTCATTGTTGACGTATACTTCCTCCTCGGGCTCTTCGTCTCGAACTTGTTCCCCACCTCTTTCTCCATCGTCCTTATGCTGGTCTCCCAATGTTAACATCGGATTTAGTGATGAAATCTTGATTTAA